One Pseudomonas abieticivorans genomic region harbors:
- a CDS encoding SPOR domain-containing protein, producing the protein MRTLTIVLAAMALGGCGNSAVENAHKAVAYQLMDPESAKFREDQVLADGSVCGQVNGKNAYGAYSGYNHYVARKAPTGFDVLIDLQGNNPQAAKLCGYPLAVVPVVAPAATHAVNEIAGVKWSVQLASTSSPETARILSNKLAGYGFTPYVAREEGVSRVLVGPYDSRTVATQKLDELRHAHKLRGVLVRYRGVGDLPSAQTPG; encoded by the coding sequence GTGCGAACGTTAACGATCGTTTTGGCTGCCATGGCGCTTGGCGGGTGCGGCAACAGCGCCGTCGAGAATGCCCACAAGGCCGTGGCCTACCAATTGATGGACCCCGAATCCGCCAAATTTCGTGAAGACCAAGTCTTGGCCGACGGCAGCGTGTGCGGCCAGGTCAATGGCAAGAACGCTTATGGCGCCTACTCGGGCTACAACCATTACGTCGCGCGCAAGGCCCCGACGGGTTTCGATGTGTTGATCGACCTGCAAGGCAATAACCCGCAGGCTGCCAAGCTGTGCGGCTACCCGCTGGCCGTCGTGCCGGTGGTGGCGCCGGCTGCCACCCATGCGGTCAACGAAATTGCCGGGGTCAAGTGGTCGGTGCAATTGGCCTCGACCAGTAGCCCGGAAACCGCACGCATCCTGAGCAATAAACTGGCCGGTTACGGCTTCACGCCCTACGTCGCGCGGGAGGAGGGGGTGAGCCGCGTGCTCGTCGGCCCTTACGATTCGCGCACGGTGGCCACGCAAAAGCTTGATGAGTTGCGTCATGCCCACAAGCTGCGCGGTGTGCTGGTGCGCTACCGGGGTGTAGGCGATCTACCGAGTGCGCAAACCCCAGGCTAG
- a CDS encoding DUF6388 family protein: MIPKADRNTAAIELFKKANPELLDEIKALSDKEQQQQIQWAFEDQAESQGIESWELALQLIAQSPEELKAMRLEVHQEVAEALGLSWEEYRDFNAIED; this comes from the coding sequence ATGATCCCTAAAGCAGACCGCAACACCGCCGCCATTGAACTGTTCAAAAAGGCCAACCCCGAGCTGCTCGACGAAATCAAGGCGCTGAGCGACAAAGAACAGCAACAGCAGATCCAGTGGGCCTTTGAAGACCAGGCTGAGTCCCAAGGCATCGAGTCATGGGAGCTGGCCCTGCAACTGATTGCGCAAAGCCCTGAAGAGCTCAAGGCCATGCGCCTGGAAGTGCATCAGGAAGTGGCCGAGGCCCTGGGCCTGAGCTGGGAGGAATACCGCGACTTCAACGCCATCGAAGATTGA